The following proteins come from a genomic window of Streptomyces liliiviolaceus:
- a CDS encoding alpha/beta fold hydrolase, which produces MVEIRHQYATVRGHRVFYREAGPREAPTLVLLHGFPTSSRMFRHLIPALADRFHVIAPDHLGFGSSDAPPADAFTYTFDSLTDITEALLDQLGVTRYAVYVQDYGAPVGWRLALRNPDAITAVITQNGNAYEDGFVPEFWKPVRAYWDSPGPETEPAVRAALSLDAIRWQYLHGVDRPELVDPDTWTADHREVNRPGNDLVQLALFGDYASNPPLYPRLHAYFRERRVPLLAVWGAGDEIFGPDGARAFARDLPDAEIHLIPGGGHFLLESHLDTVAGYIRGFLTVNG; this is translated from the coding sequence ATGGTCGAGATCCGCCATCAGTACGCGACAGTGCGGGGACATCGCGTCTTCTACCGCGAGGCAGGCCCCCGCGAGGCGCCGACCCTCGTGCTGCTGCACGGGTTCCCCACCAGTTCGCGGATGTTCCGCCACCTCATTCCGGCACTGGCCGACCGATTCCATGTCATCGCCCCAGACCACCTCGGCTTCGGCAGCTCCGACGCCCCACCCGCGGACGCGTTCACCTACACCTTCGACTCCCTGACCGACATCACCGAAGCCCTTCTGGACCAGCTGGGCGTCACCCGCTACGCGGTGTACGTGCAGGACTACGGCGCACCCGTCGGGTGGCGGCTGGCCCTGCGCAACCCGGACGCGATCACCGCGGTGATCACCCAGAACGGCAACGCCTACGAGGACGGTTTCGTCCCGGAGTTCTGGAAGCCCGTGCGGGCGTACTGGGACAGCCCGGGGCCGGAGACCGAGCCGGCCGTACGGGCCGCCCTCTCGCTCGACGCCATCCGCTGGCAGTACCTGCACGGAGTGGACCGGCCCGAGCTTGTCGATCCCGACACCTGGACCGCCGACCACCGCGAGGTCAACAGGCCGGGCAACGACCTCGTCCAGCTCGCCCTGTTCGGCGACTACGCGAGCAACCCGCCTCTCTATCCCCGGCTGCACGCCTACTTCCGGGAACGCCGGGTGCCCCTCCTCGCGGTCTGGGGCGCGGGCGACGAGATCTTCGGCCCGGACGGCGCGCGCGCCTTCGCCCGGGACCTGCCGGACGCGGAGATCCACCTGATACCGGGCGGCGGCCACTTCCTGCTCGAAAGCCACCTCGACACCGTGGCCGGATACATCCGCGGGTTCCTGACCGTCAACGGCTGA
- a CDS encoding glycoside hydrolase family 1 protein yields MTHSTTRFPDGFLWGASTAAHQIEGNNVNSDWWRKEHDPAAGIAEPSLDACDSYHRWEQDMDLLAELGFTDYRFSIEWARIEPVRGTFSRAEIAHYRRMVEGALARGLRPMVTLHHFTVPQWFEDFGGWTADGAVELFARYVEECAPVIADGVRHVCTINEPNMIAVMAGLAKTGNQGFPPAGLPTPDEETTRAVIAAHHAAVKVIRAGHPDIQVGWTIANQVYQALPGAEQVTADYRHPREDVFIEAARGDDWIGVQSYTRTKITESGPVPAPDDAERTLTQWEYYPAAVGYALRHTAEVIGDSTPLIVTENGIAASDDSRRVDYYTGALGEVAAAIEDGLNVRGYLAWSALDNYEWGSFKPTFGLIAVDPHTFERTAKPSAVWLGSLGRDRVLPRAAV; encoded by the coding sequence ATGACGCACTCCACCACCCGCTTCCCCGACGGCTTCCTGTGGGGCGCCTCCACCGCCGCCCACCAGATCGAGGGCAACAACGTCAACAGCGACTGGTGGCGCAAGGAGCACGACCCCGCGGCCGGGATCGCCGAGCCCAGCCTGGACGCCTGTGACAGCTACCACCGCTGGGAGCAGGACATGGACCTGCTCGCCGAACTGGGCTTCACCGACTACCGCTTCAGCATCGAGTGGGCCCGCATCGAGCCGGTCCGCGGCACCTTCTCCCGCGCCGAGATCGCCCACTACCGCCGGATGGTCGAAGGCGCCCTCGCCCGCGGGCTGCGCCCGATGGTCACCCTGCACCACTTCACCGTCCCGCAGTGGTTCGAGGACTTCGGCGGCTGGACCGCCGACGGCGCCGTCGAACTCTTCGCGCGGTACGTCGAGGAGTGCGCGCCCGTCATCGCCGACGGCGTCCGGCATGTGTGCACCATCAACGAGCCGAACATGATCGCCGTCATGGCAGGCCTCGCGAAGACCGGGAACCAGGGCTTCCCGCCCGCCGGTCTGCCCACCCCCGACGAGGAGACCACCCGCGCGGTCATCGCCGCCCACCACGCGGCCGTCAAGGTCATCCGCGCGGGCCACCCCGACATCCAGGTCGGCTGGACCATCGCCAACCAGGTCTACCAGGCCCTGCCCGGCGCCGAGCAGGTCACCGCCGACTACCGCCACCCCCGCGAGGACGTCTTCATCGAGGCCGCCCGCGGCGACGACTGGATCGGCGTGCAGTCCTACACCCGTACCAAGATCACCGAGTCCGGTCCCGTCCCGGCGCCCGACGACGCCGAACGCACCCTCACGCAGTGGGAGTACTACCCGGCCGCCGTCGGCTACGCCCTGCGCCACACCGCCGAGGTCATCGGCGACAGCACCCCGCTGATCGTCACCGAGAACGGCATCGCCGCCTCGGACGACAGCCGTCGCGTCGACTACTACACCGGCGCCCTCGGCGAGGTCGCCGCCGCGATCGAGGACGGCCTGAACGTGCGGGGCTACCTTGCGTGGAGCGCCCTCGACAACTACGAATGGGGCTCGTTCAAGCCGACCTTCGGGCTCATCGCCGTGGACCCGCACACCTTCGAGCGCACGGCTAAGCCGTCCGCCGTGTGGCTCGGCAGCCTCGGCCGCGACCGCGTCCTGCCGCGCGCCGCGGTCTGA
- a CDS encoding glucoamylase family protein, translated as MNRRSFLTAAATTAAATCATSLTGTAHAAAAGRTDTERRLLRDWFVATHRSMEAMTTELGLAADKIDVSGSGTPVPSAQTSPTNIGCGLWSTVAAAGLGVISAATMHRRLARTVAAVERLERAHGMWFNWYDAHDGSLLTAWPETGDPVRPFLSSVDNAWLVTGLRIAADAAPELRPRVAALLADADWSYYYTPYDPADPVAGPGQLRGGFWPDKPGKGEPTGHHYGALNTEPRMASYLGIADGSLPTEHYWHLFRTLLPGMGQEQEPQGEYVEIDGVRVWEGHYTYRGRNLVPTWGGSMFEALMVPLFVPESEWSPRSWGASHQRYVRSHIEHGLIEEDLGYWGFSPASIPAGGYREYGVDAIGMQEDGYNSLGVVTPHASFLALPQAPTEALSNLRALDRAFGAYDDRYGFRDSVDVTTGRVSDHVLALDQGMITAAIAQHLRPGLLQTPFRTAGFTSRVRPLLRKERFSI; from the coding sequence ATGAACCGTCGTAGCTTCCTGACCGCCGCAGCGACCACCGCCGCCGCCACGTGTGCCACGTCCCTCACCGGCACGGCCCACGCAGCCGCGGCCGGACGGACCGACACCGAACGCCGCCTGTTGCGCGACTGGTTCGTCGCGACCCACCGCTCGATGGAGGCCATGACGACCGAACTCGGCCTGGCCGCCGACAAGATCGACGTCAGCGGCAGCGGAACGCCGGTGCCGTCCGCGCAGACCTCGCCGACCAACATCGGCTGCGGACTGTGGTCCACCGTCGCGGCCGCCGGACTCGGTGTCATCTCCGCCGCCACCATGCACCGCCGGCTGGCCCGCACCGTCGCTGCCGTGGAACGCCTGGAGCGCGCGCACGGCATGTGGTTCAACTGGTACGACGCGCACGACGGTTCACTGCTGACGGCCTGGCCAGAGACCGGCGACCCGGTGCGGCCCTTCCTCTCCAGCGTCGACAACGCGTGGCTCGTGACCGGCCTGCGGATCGCCGCGGACGCCGCTCCCGAACTGCGCCCCCGCGTCGCCGCCCTCCTCGCCGACGCCGACTGGTCGTACTACTACACGCCCTACGACCCGGCCGACCCCGTCGCCGGTCCGGGCCAGCTGCGCGGTGGCTTCTGGCCTGACAAGCCCGGCAAGGGCGAACCCACGGGCCATCACTACGGTGCCCTCAACACCGAACCCCGTATGGCCAGTTACCTCGGGATCGCCGACGGTTCACTGCCCACCGAGCACTACTGGCACCTGTTCCGCACTCTGCTGCCCGGTATGGGCCAGGAACAGGAACCGCAGGGCGAGTACGTCGAGATCGACGGCGTACGCGTGTGGGAGGGCCACTACACCTACCGCGGCCGGAACCTCGTCCCCACCTGGGGCGGCTCGATGTTCGAGGCGCTGATGGTCCCGCTGTTCGTGCCCGAGTCCGAGTGGTCCCCACGCTCCTGGGGCGCCAGCCACCAGCGATACGTCCGCAGTCATATCGAACACGGCCTGATCGAGGAGGACTTGGGCTACTGGGGCTTCTCCCCGGCCTCCATACCCGCCGGCGGCTACCGGGAGTACGGCGTGGACGCCATCGGTATGCAGGAGGACGGCTACAACTCCCTGGGCGTCGTCACCCCGCACGCCTCCTTCCTCGCCCTGCCCCAGGCCCCGACGGAGGCCCTTTCCAATCTCCGCGCCCTGGACCGTGCCTTCGGTGCCTACGACGACCGCTACGGTTTCCGCGACTCGGTCGATGTGACGACCGGCCGCGTGAGCGACCACGTACTGGCCCTGGACCAAGGCATGATCACCGCGGCCATCGCCCAGCATCTGCGCCCCGGCCTGCTCCAGACGCCGTTCCGTACGGCGGGCTTCACCTCCCGGGTGCGCCCGCTGCTCCGCAAGGAGCGGTTCTCGATCTAG
- a CDS encoding CGNR zinc finger domain-containing protein, whose translation MLDDQALMQALNSTPVVDGTRQDLWRADQELDRWAREHGGLGGDEERQWLRTARDALQAVASATAAETRLSELLAGVHKVPQPSASGIEWHLEAPTERRLAAELVLAWADVSERMPGRLRPCENPECRLFLLDRSRANTARWCSMKTCGNRLKARRHQARTRETPGPE comes from the coding sequence GTGCTGGACGACCAAGCGCTGATGCAGGCGCTGAACAGCACCCCTGTCGTGGACGGCACACGCCAGGACCTGTGGCGTGCCGACCAGGAGCTGGACAGATGGGCGCGGGAGCACGGGGGTCTCGGCGGCGACGAGGAGCGCCAGTGGCTGCGTACCGCCCGGGACGCCCTCCAGGCGGTGGCGTCGGCCACGGCGGCGGAGACCCGGCTGAGTGAGCTCCTCGCCGGCGTGCACAAGGTTCCTCAGCCCAGCGCGTCGGGCATCGAGTGGCACTTGGAGGCGCCGACGGAGCGCAGGCTCGCCGCGGAACTCGTCCTCGCGTGGGCGGACGTCAGCGAGCGCATGCCCGGTCGGCTGCGGCCGTGCGAGAACCCCGAATGCCGGCTCTTCCTCCTGGACCGCAGCCGTGCCAACACCGCACGGTGGTGCTCGATGAAGACCTGCGGGAACCGGCTCAAGGCCCGCCGACACCAGGCCCGTACCCGGGAGACGCCCGGGCCCGAGTAG
- a CDS encoding endo-1,4-beta-xylanase: protein MVFRGDVRIEAGLRRTDDTDAYLHLYGETPVIYDEWRYERRGVRIGVAGGRLRIDRWDGDSDRPAMTRTFGSGLGLEVRLAVEVHANRLVLEADGRVVGTVPARDVFSGGRIWFGADAGARGKGWTLSDLHARSLGRGRMSVVDAPGLRVPRSSDAIRDLAAALPRPIRMGTALAAGPLLTDSAYRRTAGEEFSMLTPENDFKPQFVQPRRGVFAFAEGDVLVDFAEANRMKVHAHTLVWFEALPAWMRAEMTHEQRRRVMVEHIRAVASHFRGKVAEWDVVNEPMSDEDEDYSNGNRGVRPQLWFEAMGEQYIDIAFHAAREADPHAVLYLNEYGVEEDGPRWDALYALLIRLKARGVPIDGVGFQDHEYAVGDRTDPEVFRRKVRALAELGLKARVSEADVLVDDEEEDIQADQLAGKLAVCGEEPNCTSFSTWGFTDKYGSTADLRHYPPSPGNALPWDATYEAKPAYWALRDVLDDARRSGTG from the coding sequence ATGGTGTTCCGAGGGGACGTCCGGATCGAAGCCGGCCTGCGGCGCACGGATGACACGGACGCCTACCTGCATCTGTACGGTGAGACGCCGGTCATCTACGACGAATGGCGCTACGAACGGCGCGGCGTGCGTATCGGCGTGGCCGGCGGGAGGCTCCGGATCGACCGCTGGGACGGTGACTCCGACAGACCTGCGATGACCCGGACCTTCGGGAGCGGCCTGGGGCTCGAAGTCCGCCTCGCCGTCGAAGTCCACGCGAACAGGCTTGTGTTGGAGGCAGACGGCAGGGTCGTGGGAACGGTTCCCGCGCGGGACGTCTTCAGCGGTGGCCGCATCTGGTTCGGCGCGGATGCGGGAGCCCGCGGGAAGGGCTGGACCCTCAGCGATCTCCACGCCCGGTCACTGGGACGGGGCCGGATGTCCGTCGTGGACGCGCCTGGCCTGCGAGTGCCCCGGTCCAGCGATGCGATCCGTGATCTGGCGGCGGCTCTCCCACGCCCGATCCGTATGGGAACCGCCCTGGCCGCGGGCCCCTTGCTGACGGACAGCGCCTATCGCCGGACGGCCGGTGAGGAGTTCTCCATGCTCACGCCGGAGAACGACTTCAAGCCGCAGTTCGTCCAGCCTCGACGCGGCGTGTTCGCGTTCGCGGAAGGCGATGTCCTGGTGGACTTCGCCGAGGCCAACAGGATGAAGGTGCACGCCCACACCCTCGTCTGGTTCGAAGCCCTGCCCGCATGGATGCGCGCCGAGATGACGCACGAACAACGCAGGCGCGTCATGGTGGAGCACATACGCGCGGTAGCAAGCCACTTCCGGGGGAAGGTGGCGGAATGGGACGTGGTGAACGAGCCCATGTCCGACGAGGACGAGGACTACTCCAACGGCAACCGGGGCGTGCGGCCACAGTTGTGGTTCGAAGCGATGGGTGAGCAGTACATCGACATCGCCTTCCATGCTGCCCGTGAGGCCGACCCGCACGCGGTGCTGTACCTCAACGAGTACGGGGTGGAGGAGGACGGTCCACGCTGGGATGCCCTCTACGCGCTGCTGATCCGGTTGAAGGCGCGGGGCGTTCCGATCGACGGCGTCGGTTTCCAGGACCACGAATACGCCGTCGGCGACCGTACCGACCCCGAGGTCTTCCGACGCAAGGTCCGGGCTCTGGCCGAGCTCGGCCTCAAGGCCCGGGTCTCGGAGGCGGACGTCCTCGTCGACGATGAAGAAGAGGACATCCAGGCCGACCAGTTGGCGGGAAAACTCGCAGTCTGCGGCGAAGAACCCAACTGCACCTCGTTCTCGACCTGGGGTTTCACCGACAAGTACGGCTCCACGGCCGACCTGCGCCACTATCCCCCGAGTCCGGGAAACGCTCTTCCCTGGGACGCGACCTACGAGGCGAAACCCGCCTACTGGGCACTGCGTGACGTCCTGGACGACGCTCGCCGCTCAGGTACTGGATAG